A genome region from Streptomyces xanthophaeus includes the following:
- the nucS gene encoding endonuclease NucS, producing MRLVIARCSVDYAGRLTAHLPSAPRLILVKADGSVSIHADDRAYKPLNWMSPPCTLKEGSGDEANIWTVINKAGEKLIITMEEVLHDSSHELGTDPGLIKDGVEAHLQELLADRIETLGEGYTLIRREYMTAIGPVDILCRDASGATVAVEIKRRGEIDGVEQLTRYLELLNRDPHLAPVRGIFAAQEIKPQAKVLATDRGMDCVVLDYNALRGIEDDKLRLF from the coding sequence ATGCGTCTCGTCATTGCCCGCTGCTCCGTCGACTACGCGGGCCGGCTCACCGCCCATCTGCCCTCGGCACCCCGTCTGATCCTCGTGAAGGCCGACGGCAGTGTCTCGATCCACGCGGACGACCGAGCGTACAAACCGCTCAACTGGATGTCGCCGCCGTGCACCCTCAAGGAGGGGAGCGGCGATGAGGCCAACATCTGGACGGTCATCAACAAGGCGGGCGAGAAGCTCATCATCACCATGGAGGAAGTCCTCCACGACTCCTCCCACGAGCTGGGCACCGACCCGGGGCTCATCAAGGACGGCGTCGAGGCACATCTCCAGGAACTCCTCGCGGACCGCATCGAAACGCTGGGCGAGGGCTACACGCTGATCCGGCGCGAGTACATGACGGCGATCGGCCCGGTGGACATCCTGTGCCGGGACGCCTCGGGCGCGACGGTGGCCGTGGAGATCAAGCGCCGCGGCGAGATCGACGGTGTCGAGCAGCTGACCCGCTACCTCGAACTCCTCAACCGCGACCCGCACCTGGCCCCGGTCCGGGGCATCTTCGCGGCCCAGGAGATCAAGCCGCAGGCGAAGGTCCTGGCGACGGACCGCGGCATGGACTGCGTGGTCCTGGACTACAACGCGCTGCGCGGCATCGAGGACGACAAGCTCCGCCTGTTCTGA
- a CDS encoding ATP-binding protein — MDRTQGQSEQHGQPTGGSAPAAPTTGATPAAPGPARVVSLTAGEFALTVNPVDGSEIEPLRPGTEPARPAKRDAAARAARAAAARPPVLPGPAVPARPLLEREEERERLVRLLGRGRSVRLTGPSGSGRSALLDAVADRCAGLAPDGVVRLSGYGHQQPGELLHALYATVYEAEQQRPGRAELLARVREIGAVVLLDDLEMGGPALDELMRATPECAYLLAATPDTRAPSDDSHIEEVFLAGLGKADCLELLEAGVGRPLTDEETAWAGDLRFASEGLPLRFVQAAALLRQRDELNRSDEDDEEEEPGVFEERPRDAVHVPLPTLAEGAAPAELLASRVSESARAALRIACALGGELPHHAHLPALVGDTHADTAVAELLGCGLLTPVGTRYRLASGVARQLEEVGYGDTASEEARTAARHYAWWTGHASVVPARVAAEADAVLAALAGADVVAAVLLARTAAPAFAASLHWEAWERVLRSGAEAARKAGEVAEQAYFHHELGVLALCEERLDRARAELETSIGLRGALADKRGTVAGRRALALVVDRETAGAAVSPPLRLEAPAVPAAAPEAVTVATPAAPAPKAALGPKAVAPAASEAPTAKVAPVAPTAKAAPGPRVAPVVPVSAEAVTRMTPVVPVTARSEAPTTLSEVFEDAFPLNPKPAPPAAPRPATAPVPAARGRRRLVLLAGAGALTVVVLGTVVSLALSSSDTAPPAQEPAVSATPTVTESATTAVNSGNDPAPEPPVSAPPAESPEPGQSAAPTPGRSPARTPSRRPSPTPPKSPPATSVSTPPTTSAEPSPTPTETAAPSPTATTQTGTGTAVPPATDR; from the coding sequence ATGGACCGTACACAGGGGCAGAGCGAGCAGCACGGGCAGCCCACGGGCGGCTCCGCGCCCGCGGCGCCCACCACGGGCGCGACACCCGCGGCGCCCGGGCCCGCCCGGGTCGTCAGCCTGACCGCGGGCGAGTTCGCCCTCACCGTCAACCCGGTCGACGGCAGCGAGATCGAACCGCTGCGCCCCGGCACCGAGCCGGCCCGGCCCGCCAAGCGCGACGCGGCCGCCCGCGCGGCCCGCGCCGCCGCCGCACGGCCGCCCGTACTGCCCGGCCCCGCCGTTCCCGCCCGCCCCCTGCTGGAGCGCGAGGAGGAGCGGGAGCGTCTGGTGCGCCTGCTGGGCCGGGGCCGGTCCGTACGGCTGACCGGTCCCTCGGGATCCGGCCGCAGCGCCCTGCTCGACGCGGTCGCCGACCGGTGCGCGGGCCTCGCGCCCGACGGCGTCGTACGGCTCAGCGGATACGGGCACCAGCAGCCCGGAGAACTGCTCCACGCCCTCTACGCGACCGTGTACGAGGCCGAGCAGCAGCGCCCCGGACGGGCCGAGCTCCTGGCCCGCGTACGGGAGATAGGCGCCGTCGTCCTCCTGGACGACCTGGAGATGGGCGGGCCCGCCCTCGACGAGCTGATGCGCGCCACCCCCGAGTGCGCCTACCTGCTGGCCGCGACCCCGGACACCCGGGCCCCCTCCGACGACTCGCACATCGAGGAGGTCTTCCTCGCCGGACTGGGCAAGGCCGACTGCCTGGAACTGCTGGAGGCGGGCGTCGGACGGCCGCTGACGGACGAGGAGACCGCCTGGGCGGGGGACCTGCGCTTCGCCTCCGAGGGGCTGCCCCTGCGCTTCGTCCAGGCCGCCGCGCTGCTGCGGCAGCGGGACGAGCTCAACCGAAGCGACGAGGACGACGAGGAGGAGGAGCCCGGCGTCTTCGAGGAGCGCCCGCGCGACGCCGTGCACGTACCGCTGCCGACCCTCGCCGAGGGCGCAGCCCCGGCGGAGCTGCTGGCCTCGCGGGTCAGCGAGTCGGCGCGCGCGGCCCTGCGGATCGCGTGCGCGCTGGGCGGCGAGCTGCCGCACCACGCGCACCTGCCCGCGCTCGTGGGGGACACCCACGCCGACACGGCGGTGGCGGAACTGCTGGGCTGCGGGCTGCTGACGCCCGTCGGGACGCGGTACCGGCTGGCGTCGGGCGTCGCACGGCAGCTGGAGGAGGTCGGCTACGGGGACACCGCGTCGGAGGAGGCCCGTACGGCCGCCCGGCACTACGCCTGGTGGACCGGGCACGCCTCGGTGGTCCCGGCGCGCGTCGCGGCGGAGGCGGACGCGGTGCTGGCGGCGCTGGCCGGTGCGGACGTGGTCGCGGCGGTGCTGCTGGCGCGCACGGCGGCTCCGGCGTTCGCGGCCTCGCTGCACTGGGAGGCCTGGGAGCGCGTGCTGCGCTCGGGAGCGGAGGCCGCGCGCAAGGCCGGCGAGGTCGCCGAGCAGGCCTACTTCCATCACGAACTCGGTGTGCTGGCCCTGTGCGAGGAGCGGTTGGACCGGGCGCGGGCCGAGCTGGAGACCTCGATCGGGCTGCGGGGCGCCCTGGCGGACAAGCGGGGCACGGTCGCGGGGCGGCGGGCGCTGGCGCTGGTCGTCGACCGGGAGACGGCCGGGGCGGCCGTGTCACCCCCGCTGCGACTGGAGGCGCCCGCCGTTCCGGCGGCGGCTCCGGAGGCCGTCACGGTGGCCACCCCGGCCGCTCCCGCCCCCAAGGCCGCCCTGGGGCCCAAGGCGGTGGCCCCGGCGGCCTCCGAGGCCCCCACGGCCAAGGTGGCCCCCGTGGCTCCCACGGCCAAGGCGGCCCCCGGGCCCCGCGTCGCCCCCGTGGTCCCGGTCTCCGCGGAGGCGGTGACCCGGATGACCCCCGTCGTGCCGGTGACCGCCCGCTCGGAGGCGCCCACGACGCTGTCCGAGGTCTTCGAGGACGCCTTCCCGCTGAATCCGAAGCCCGCGCCGCCCGCCGCGCCCCGGCCCGCCACCGCACCGGTCCCGGCGGCCCGCGGCCGTCGCCGGCTCGTGCTGCTGGCCGGCGCGGGCGCGCTGACGGTGGTGGTACTGGGCACCGTCGTGAGCCTGGCGCTGAGCTCCTCGGACACCGCGCCGCCGGCGCAGGAACCGGCGGTGTCCGCCACCCCCACGGTCACGGAGTCAGCCACGACCGCCGTCAACAGCGGGAACGATCCTGCACCGGAGCCGCCCGTATCGGCCCCGCCGGCGGAATCCCCGGAGCCCGGGCAGAGCGCCGCCCCGACCCCGGGCCGCAGTCCCGCCCGTACCCCGTCGCGCCGCCCGTCCCCGACACCGCCGAAGTCCCCGCCGGCGACGTCCGTTTCGACGCCGCCGACGACGAGCGCCGAGCCCTCGCCCACCCCGACGGAGACCGCCGCGCCGTCGCCGACGGCCACCACCCAGACGGGTACGGGCACGGCCGTCCCGCCGGCCACCGACCGGTGA
- a CDS encoding 3-hydroxyacyl-CoA dehydrogenase family protein, protein MAGKLAVIGAGLMGSGIAQVSAQAGWDVVLRDVTEAALTRGTDGIKASYDKFVSKGKLTAEDAEAALARITTTTDLDAVADVDIVVEAAFEKIEIKHEIFRALDKIVREDTILASNTSAIPITKIAAVTERPERVVGAHFFSPVPMMQLCELVRGYKTSDETLATTRAFAESVGKTCIVVNRDVAGFVTTRLISALVVEAAKLYESGVASAEDIDIACKLGFGHAMGPLATADLTGVDILLHATSNIYTESQDEKFAPPELMRRMVDAGDIGRKSGQGFYKH, encoded by the coding sequence GTGGCTGGGAAGCTCGCCGTCATCGGTGCCGGACTCATGGGTTCCGGAATCGCGCAGGTCTCCGCTCAGGCGGGTTGGGACGTCGTACTCCGTGACGTCACCGAGGCCGCGCTGACCCGTGGCACGGACGGAATCAAGGCCTCCTATGACAAGTTCGTCTCCAAGGGCAAGCTGACGGCCGAGGACGCCGAGGCCGCGCTCGCCCGCATCACCACCACCACGGACCTCGACGCGGTCGCCGACGTCGACATCGTGGTGGAGGCGGCCTTCGAGAAGATCGAGATCAAGCACGAGATCTTCCGCGCCCTGGACAAGATCGTCCGCGAGGACACGATCCTCGCCTCCAACACCTCCGCCATCCCGATCACGAAGATCGCGGCCGTGACGGAGCGTCCGGAGCGGGTCGTCGGCGCCCACTTCTTCTCGCCCGTCCCGATGATGCAGCTGTGCGAGCTCGTGCGCGGCTACAAGACGAGCGACGAAACCCTCGCCACCACCCGGGCGTTCGCCGAGTCCGTCGGCAAGACCTGCATCGTCGTCAACCGCGACGTCGCCGGCTTCGTCACGACCCGCCTGATCTCCGCGCTGGTCGTCGAGGCCGCCAAGCTGTACGAGTCGGGCGTGGCCTCCGCCGAGGACATCGACATCGCCTGCAAGCTCGGCTTCGGGCACGCGATGGGCCCCCTGGCCACCGCCGACCTCACGGGCGTCGACATCCTGCTGCACGCCACCAGCAACATCTACACCGAGTCCCAGGACGAGAAGTTCGCCCCGCCGGAGCTCATGCGCCGGATGGTGGACGCCGGGGACATCGGCCGCAAGAGCGGCCAGGGCTTCTACAAGCACTGA
- a CDS encoding STAS domain-containing protein: protein MHIRGDHAELAVGGRLDVRSAADARTALHSALDDGQGDLVLDLTGLDSWDATGLGVIMGAHRRAGRTGRRLVLRGVPPQMQRLLVATRLHRILAIEGGLEAESLPRV, encoded by the coding sequence ATGCACATCAGGGGCGACCACGCCGAACTCGCTGTCGGGGGCCGCCTCGACGTGCGCAGCGCGGCGGACGCCCGTACGGCCCTCCACTCCGCCCTCGACGACGGACAGGGCGATCTCGTCCTCGATCTCACGGGGCTCGACTCCTGGGACGCGACCGGCCTCGGCGTGATCATGGGAGCGCACCGCCGGGCCGGCCGGACCGGCCGGCGCCTGGTCCTGCGCGGCGTGCCGCCGCAGATGCAGCGGCTGCTCGTCGCGACCCGGCTGCACCGGATCCTCGCGATCGAAGGCGGCCTGGAAGCGGAGTCCCTGCCCCGCGTCTGA
- a CDS encoding ABC transporter ATP-binding protein — MIEAVGLTKRYGAKTAVDQLSFQVKPGHVTGFLGPNGSGKSTTMRMIVGLDRPTSGHVTINGRPFRELPNAQRHVGALLDAKAVHGGRRARAHLLSIAQLSGIPEKRVDEVLAVVGLQDAARQRTKGFSLGMGQRLGIATALLGDPQVLLFDEPVNGLDPEGILWVRNLMRRLASEGRTVLVSSHLMSEMALTADHLIVIGRGRLLADMGTQEFIAHNSAGFARVRAADTDRHGRETLGTALTKAGGRVLQESDGALRVTGLELPQISDLAHAAGVRLWELSPHRASLEEAYMRMTQSAVEYTSTEDPRAELWEPEPLSLPAWEDEAEAAPEVPQNGFFAPPPPGAGGQPFLMPGKPGELASTTRNTTPHTSEDTR; from the coding sequence ATGATCGAGGCAGTCGGCCTGACCAAGCGCTACGGCGCGAAGACCGCCGTCGACCAGCTGTCCTTCCAGGTCAAGCCGGGGCACGTCACCGGATTCCTGGGGCCCAACGGCTCCGGCAAGTCCACGACCATGCGCATGATCGTGGGCCTGGACCGGCCCACATCCGGCCACGTCACGATCAACGGCCGGCCCTTCCGGGAGCTGCCGAACGCCCAGCGGCACGTCGGGGCCCTGCTCGACGCCAAGGCCGTGCACGGCGGCCGCCGGGCCCGCGCCCACCTGCTCTCCATCGCCCAGCTCTCCGGGATCCCGGAGAAGCGGGTGGACGAGGTGCTGGCCGTGGTCGGCCTCCAGGACGCCGCCCGGCAGCGTACGAAGGGCTTCTCGCTCGGCATGGGCCAGCGGCTCGGCATCGCCACGGCCCTGCTCGGCGACCCGCAGGTGCTCCTGTTCGACGAGCCGGTCAACGGTCTCGACCCCGAGGGCATCCTCTGGGTCCGCAACCTCATGCGCCGCCTCGCCTCCGAGGGCCGCACCGTCCTGGTCTCCTCGCACCTGATGAGCGAGATGGCGCTGACCGCCGACCACCTGATCGTGATCGGCCGGGGCCGGCTGCTGGCCGACATGGGCACCCAGGAGTTCATCGCGCACAACTCGGCCGGATTCGCTCGGGTGCGCGCGGCCGACACTGATCGTCATGGCCGGGAGACGCTGGGTACGGCCCTCACCAAGGCGGGCGGGCGGGTCCTCCAGGAGTCCGACGGAGCACTGCGCGTGACCGGGCTGGAGCTGCCGCAGATCTCGGACCTGGCGCACGCGGCCGGTGTCCGCCTGTGGGAGCTGTCACCGCACCGGGCCTCGCTGGAGGAGGCGTACATGCGGATGACCCAGTCCGCCGTCGAGTACACCTCCACCGAGGACCCGCGGGCCGAGCTGTGGGAGCCGGAGCCGCTCTCCCTCCCGGCCTGGGAGGACGAGGCGGAGGCCGCCCCCGAGGTCCCGCAGAACGGTTTCTTCGCTCCGCCGCCGCCCGGGGCGGGCGGGCAGCCCTTCCTGATGCCCGGCAAGCCCGGCGAGCTCGCGAGCACCACCAGGAACACCACCCCGCACACCTCCGAGGACACCCGATGA
- a CDS encoding SCO5389 family protein, which translates to MSLDVSPALLEQAERGEVDEAAFVDCVRTSLPFAWEMISSLVAQLKVDGGEFADNQTPPPDEQARGQLLRALASDAIRGALQRHFGVRLAFQNCHRVAVFPLDPSVDDRLAKFTSIRGQLLNQSPELRDC; encoded by the coding sequence ATGTCGCTCGACGTCTCACCGGCCCTACTCGAACAGGCCGAGCGAGGCGAGGTCGACGAAGCCGCTTTCGTCGACTGCGTCCGGACCTCCCTGCCCTTCGCCTGGGAGATGATCAGCTCGCTGGTGGCTCAGCTGAAGGTGGACGGCGGAGAGTTCGCCGACAACCAGACGCCGCCGCCGGACGAGCAGGCGCGGGGGCAGCTGCTGCGCGCCCTCGCGAGTGACGCGATACGCGGTGCGCTGCAGCGGCACTTCGGAGTGCGCCTGGCATTCCAGAACTGTCACCGGGTGGCGGTGTTCCCGCTGGATCCCTCGGTGGACGACCGTCTGGCCAAGTTCACTTCGATCCGCGGCCAGCTGCTCAACCAGTCGCCGGAGCTGCGCGACTGCTAG
- a CDS encoding ABC transporter permease produces MTPTTTTAEQSGSYSSPLATPRPHLGHALASEWTKLVSLRSTLWTLGSLVLIVVGVGLLVVAQTGDEDFAQINFTTPALIGLLVGQLAVIVLGVLTISSEHGTGLVRTTFTAAPDRHRVLTAKYLVFSMTAFVTTTLSVFVVGVSAAVVRGGTASGPHAAGEWFGALLGCGYVTLLGVLALAIGALVRHSAGAIAVMLGLVTLPPVIGGMLSMWEAVEPVGRLVLRNNVPVAMMQLFGLPEGGDLGPSPSNFSHLALLVLVTGAAVAGSYVVVGRRDV; encoded by the coding sequence ATGACCCCGACGACCACGACGGCGGAGCAGTCCGGGAGCTACAGCTCCCCCCTGGCCACGCCGCGGCCGCACCTGGGGCACGCCCTGGCCTCGGAGTGGACCAAACTGGTCTCGCTCCGCTCCACCCTGTGGACGCTGGGCTCGCTCGTCCTGATCGTGGTCGGCGTCGGCCTGCTCGTCGTCGCGCAGACCGGGGACGAGGACTTCGCGCAGATCAACTTCACCACGCCCGCCCTGATCGGCCTGCTGGTCGGCCAGCTCGCGGTGATCGTCCTCGGCGTGCTGACCATCAGCTCGGAGCACGGCACCGGGCTGGTGCGGACCACCTTCACGGCCGCCCCCGACCGGCACCGGGTGCTCACCGCGAAGTACCTCGTCTTCAGCATGACGGCCTTCGTCACCACCACGCTGTCGGTGTTCGTGGTCGGGGTCTCCGCGGCGGTCGTACGCGGCGGCACCGCGTCCGGACCGCACGCGGCCGGCGAGTGGTTCGGCGCACTGCTCGGCTGCGGCTATGTCACCCTGCTCGGCGTGCTCGCGCTCGCGATCGGCGCGCTGGTGCGGCACTCGGCCGGAGCGATCGCCGTGATGCTGGGCCTGGTCACGCTGCCGCCGGTGATCGGGGGCATGCTCAGCATGTGGGAGGCCGTCGAACCCGTCGGGCGGCTCGTCCTGCGGAACAACGTGCCGGTGGCGATGATGCAGCTGTTCGGCCTGCCGGAGGGCGGCGACCTCGGCCCGTCGCCGAGCAACTTCTCGCACCTGGCGCTGCTCGTACTGGTCACCGGCGCCGCGGTGGCCGGCTCGTACGTGGTCGTCGGCCGCCGGGACGTCTAG
- a CDS encoding LLM class flavin-dependent oxidoreductase, with the protein MRVGAFVLAAQFPGQGQGEALHRAVRTAEVAEEAGLDSVWLAEHHFVPYGVCPSAVTLAALLLGRTRRLRVGTAVSVLPSTHPVALGEQAALLHMTSGGRFTLGVGRGGPWVDLEVFGGGLDSYENGFPEALDLLRRWLTRARVGAAGERYAFREVDVVPRPSEALDGDAAGPEVIVACTSPASVRMAAERGLPMLLGMHCGDESKAEMVALWRSTALAAGHSREHVAAAGHVSAGVCQIADRTADARETLLKAMPGWLKQGLDAHVTVDGRVRGMRDPVAYTELLCDLHPVGTPEVAADRLAATSARTGITRFALLTEGSGDLAATEENVRRLGAEVLPRLG; encoded by the coding sequence ATGCGCGTAGGAGCGTTTGTACTGGCGGCCCAGTTCCCGGGCCAGGGACAGGGAGAGGCACTGCACCGGGCGGTGCGGACCGCCGAGGTGGCCGAGGAGGCCGGGCTCGACTCGGTCTGGCTCGCCGAGCACCACTTCGTCCCGTACGGGGTCTGCCCGTCGGCGGTGACCCTGGCGGCCCTGCTGCTGGGGCGGACCCGCCGGCTGCGGGTGGGCACGGCGGTGAGCGTGCTGCCGAGCACGCACCCGGTGGCGCTCGGGGAGCAGGCGGCCCTGCTGCACATGACCTCGGGCGGCCGGTTCACCCTCGGGGTGGGCCGCGGCGGGCCGTGGGTCGACCTGGAGGTGTTCGGGGGCGGCCTGGACAGTTACGAGAACGGTTTCCCGGAGGCCCTGGACCTGTTGCGGCGCTGGCTGACCCGGGCGCGGGTGGGCGCCGCCGGCGAGCGGTACGCGTTCCGCGAGGTGGACGTCGTACCACGGCCCTCCGAGGCCCTGGACGGGGACGCGGCGGGGCCCGAGGTCATCGTGGCCTGCACCTCACCGGCGTCGGTACGGATGGCCGCGGAGCGGGGGCTGCCGATGCTCCTCGGAATGCACTGCGGGGACGAGAGCAAGGCCGAAATGGTCGCGCTGTGGCGCAGCACGGCGCTGGCGGCGGGCCACTCGCGCGAGCACGTGGCCGCCGCGGGACACGTCTCCGCCGGGGTGTGCCAGATCGCGGACCGTACGGCGGACGCACGCGAGACCCTGCTGAAGGCGATGCCGGGCTGGCTCAAGCAGGGCCTCGACGCGCATGTGACGGTGGACGGCCGGGTGCGTGGGATGCGGGATCCGGTCGCCTACACGGAACTGTTGTGCGACCTGCACCCGGTGGGTACCCCGGAGGTGGCGGCGGACCGGCTGGCGGCCACGTCGGCACGGACGGGCATCACGCGCTTCGCCCTCCTGACGGAGGGCTCGGGCGATCTCGCCGCGACGGAGGAGAACGTACGCCGGCTCGGCGCCGAAGTCCTTCCCCGCCTCGGCTGA